A window from Candidatus Methylomirabilota bacterium encodes these proteins:
- a CDS encoding hydroxyquinol 1,2-dioxygenase, producing the protein MASQPTRFGSLQHFEKGGVEVIKDDPRNYVFSNVFEVASKARPYEKVAVGKNIEYVIEAIRAEGTSGWRVAAQDEFALVMDGEVEVRLVKPDDASVVPAGSQGSIPLAGDPRGKKMGRVKARRGHMTLLPAGAAYQFHAGHPSVILLQTLAGRDTVERWAQICQTTPRPQA; encoded by the coding sequence ATGGCGTCACAGCCCACTCGCTTCGGCTCGCTCCAGCACTTTGAGAAGGGCGGGGTCGAGGTCATCAAGGACGATCCACGGAACTACGTCTTTTCCAACGTGTTCGAGGTGGCCTCGAAGGCCCGGCCCTACGAGAAGGTCGCGGTCGGCAAGAACATCGAATACGTCATCGAGGCGATCCGGGCCGAGGGCACCTCGGGCTGGCGGGTCGCGGCCCAGGACGAGTTCGCGCTCGTGATGGACGGCGAGGTCGAGGTGCGGCTGGTCAAGCCCGACGACGCCTCCGTCGTCCCGGCCGGGAGCCAGGGCTCGATCCCGCTCGCGGGCGACCCCAGGGGCAAGAAGATGGGACGGGTCAAGGCCCGCCGCGGCCACATGACGCTACTGCCCGCGGGCGCCGCCTACCAGTTCCACGCCGGCCACCCGAGCGTGATCCTGCTGCAGACGCTGGCGGGACGCGACACGGTCGAGCGCTGGGCCCAGATCTGCCAGACCACGCCCCGGCCCCAGGCCTGA
- a CDS encoding LLM class flavin-dependent oxidoreductase — MRFGTFFFLQAAPGLTHADVVHRELEQMEWTEELGFDQIWLTEHHFIDYGLAVDPASLAATAAARTRRVRIGLAAAILPFHHPLRLAEQLALIDIISKGRLDVGVGRGNRPAEFRGYHVPQQENRERFDEAVDVMLRAWTEERFSHEGRFFTIGEARLIPKPWQRPHPPIYQVCGSDDGIESSAARGWPMLNSLLTGPVDQLVKRRDSYLTALRKHGRTEAEIAGLMADWGVSRQIYVADTDAQALAEAKDAEMWYQDSLRRFQVPERIEDAHPSLQPGFRAAAERFRKVTWEGLVAETLAFGSPDTVARHIQAMRDMGVGHMLCWMNFGGLPQARIRRSMELFAREVMPRFRD; from the coding sequence ATGCGCTTCGGAACCTTCTTCTTCCTTCAGGCCGCGCCCGGGCTCACCCACGCCGACGTCGTCCACCGCGAGCTCGAGCAGATGGAGTGGACGGAGGAGCTGGGCTTCGATCAGATCTGGCTCACCGAGCACCACTTCATCGACTACGGTCTGGCGGTGGATCCGGCGAGCCTGGCCGCCACCGCGGCCGCCCGCACGCGCCGGGTACGTATCGGCCTGGCCGCCGCGATCCTGCCGTTCCATCACCCGCTGCGGCTGGCCGAGCAGCTCGCCCTGATCGACATCATCTCGAAGGGCCGGCTCGACGTCGGGGTCGGGCGCGGCAACCGGCCGGCCGAGTTTCGCGGCTACCACGTGCCCCAGCAGGAGAACCGGGAGCGCTTCGACGAGGCGGTCGACGTCATGCTCCGGGCCTGGACCGAGGAGCGCTTCTCCCACGAGGGGCGCTTCTTCACCATCGGCGAGGCGCGGCTGATCCCCAAGCCCTGGCAGCGGCCGCACCCGCCCATCTATCAGGTGTGCGGCAGCGACGACGGCATCGAGTCCTCGGCGGCCCGCGGCTGGCCCATGCTGAACTCGCTGCTCACCGGCCCGGTGGACCAGCTGGTCAAGCGCCGCGACAGCTACCTCACCGCGCTGCGCAAGCACGGCCGCACCGAGGCCGAGATCGCGGGGCTGATGGCCGACTGGGGCGTCTCGCGCCAGATCTACGTGGCCGACACCGACGCGCAGGCGCTGGCCGAGGCCAAGGACGCCGAGATGTGGTACCAGGACTCGCTGCGCCGCTTCCAGGTGCCCGAGCGCATCGAGGACGCGCACCCGAGCCTGCAGCCCGGGTTCCGGGCCGCCGCCGAGCGGTTCCGGAAGGTCACGTGGGAGGGTCTGGTGGCCGAGACGCTGGCCTTCGGCTCGCCCGACACGGTGGCCCGGCACATCCAGGCCATGCGCGACATGGGCGTGGGCCACATGCTCTGCTGGATGAACTTCGGCGGGCTGCCGCAGGCCCGCATCCGTCGCTCCATGGAGCTGTTCGCGCGCGAGGTCATGCCCCGCTTCCGGGACTGA
- a CDS encoding serine hydrolase: MATGLVSHTLCSDAFVSGLDPDQVAAEMLPGMPGIRSLLPLLRPHVDRTRREVSASVAGLFTSRAVYRPGIGCTLVFPGYADAAAAPAAPVAPDIEPRLGAIAGPGVVEPADDRLRRALDRAFADPPDGHVQGTRAVVVVHADRIVAERYAAGYGIDTPLLGWSMTKSVMNALVGILVRRGRLSLTGPAPVPAWRDPADPRHAITVEQLLRMTSGLALDDINNGFDPSSRMLYTEPDMAAYAERFTLVARPGRRYHYSNLSTLILSRIVRDAVGGRPEDVLRFAGRELFGPLGMRGVTLEFDMAGTPVGSTYGYATGRDWARLGLLYLRDGVVGDARILPEGWVEWSAKWTPGSRDGYAAGFFTNRGASDGGIRRILDGMPPDAFYAAGTQGQRLVIVPSARLVVVRLGRTREWDAFDKRAITRLVAEAKAALAP; encoded by the coding sequence GTGGCGACCGGGCTGGTGAGCCACACGCTCTGCTCGGACGCGTTCGTCTCGGGCCTCGATCCCGACCAGGTCGCCGCCGAGATGCTGCCCGGCATGCCGGGGATCCGTAGCCTCTTGCCCCTGCTGCGGCCCCACGTGGACCGGACCCGCCGGGAAGTCAGCGCGTCGGTGGCCGGGCTCTTCACGAGCCGAGCCGTGTACCGCCCGGGGATCGGGTGCACGCTGGTGTTCCCGGGCTACGCCGACGCCGCCGCGGCCCCGGCGGCGCCCGTGGCCCCCGACATCGAGCCCCGCCTCGGCGCGATCGCCGGCCCGGGCGTGGTGGAGCCCGCCGACGACCGGCTGCGGCGCGCGCTCGATCGGGCCTTCGCGGATCCGCCGGACGGCCACGTCCAGGGCACCCGGGCGGTGGTGGTGGTGCACGCCGACCGGATCGTGGCGGAGCGCTACGCGGCGGGCTACGGCATCGACACGCCGTTGCTCGGATGGTCGATGACCAAGTCGGTGATGAATGCGCTGGTCGGCATCCTGGTGCGGCGGGGCCGCCTGTCGCTCACCGGCCCGGCGCCGGTCCCGGCGTGGCGCGATCCGGCCGACCCGCGCCACGCGATCACGGTCGAGCAGTTGCTGCGCATGACGAGCGGCCTGGCGCTCGACGACATCAACAACGGCTTCGATCCGTCCTCGCGCATGCTCTACACCGAGCCCGACATGGCCGCCTACGCGGAGCGGTTCACGCTGGTGGCGCGGCCCGGCCGCCGGTATCACTACAGCAACCTCAGCACGCTGATCCTGTCCCGCATCGTCCGCGACGCGGTCGGCGGCCGCCCCGAGGACGTCCTGCGCTTCGCGGGCCGTGAGCTGTTCGGCCCGCTCGGCATGCGGGGGGTGACGCTCGAGTTCGATATGGCCGGCACGCCGGTCGGCTCCACGTACGGCTACGCCACCGGCCGGGACTGGGCGCGCCTCGGCCTGCTCTATCTGCGCGACGGCGTCGTCGGGGACGCGCGGATCCTGCCCGAGGGCTGGGTCGAGTGGTCGGCGAAGTGGACGCCGGGATCGCGCGACGGCTACGCGGCCGGCTTCTTCACCAACCGCGGCGCGAGCGATGGCGGCATCCGCCGCATCCTCGACGGCATGCCGCCCGACGCCTTCTACGCGGCCGGCACCCAGGGCCAGCGGCTGGTGATCGTGCCGTCCGCGCGCCTGGTGGTGGTCCGGCTGGGCCGCACCCGGGAGTGGGACGCCTTCGACAAGCGCGCGATCACCCGGCTCGTCGCGGAGGCGAAGGCCGCGCTCGCCCCCTGA
- a CDS encoding MBL fold metallo-hydrolase: METRVDEIAERIYRVSTFLPAVGPRGFTFNQFLVDAEEPLLFHCGQRSLFPSVSQAVATIMDLRRLRWIAFSHIEADECGALDEWLAAAPGATVTHGAIGCAIWLNDQAPRPPRALADGEVLDLGGRRVRRLDTPHVPHCWDAGLLHEETTGTLFTSDLFTHVGNPPALTDADILEPAMTAEHHFHYTAVTPQTGATIRRLARLEPRTLAVMHGSSFSGAAAPVLDTLADFYDDLLRTSGAPGRS, translated from the coding sequence ATGGAGACCAGAGTCGACGAGATCGCGGAGCGGATCTACCGGGTGTCGACGTTCCTGCCCGCGGTGGGACCCAGGGGCTTCACGTTCAACCAGTTCCTGGTCGACGCCGAGGAGCCCCTGCTCTTCCACTGCGGCCAGCGGTCCCTGTTCCCGTCGGTGTCGCAGGCCGTGGCGACGATCATGGACCTCCGCCGGCTGCGCTGGATCGCCTTCAGCCACATCGAGGCCGACGAGTGCGGCGCCCTCGACGAATGGCTCGCGGCGGCGCCCGGGGCCACCGTCACCCACGGGGCCATCGGCTGCGCGATCTGGCTGAACGATCAGGCTCCGCGCCCGCCGCGGGCCCTGGCCGACGGCGAGGTCCTCGACCTGGGCGGCCGCCGGGTGCGGCGCCTCGACACGCCGCACGTGCCCCACTGCTGGGACGCGGGCCTGCTCCACGAGGAGACGACCGGCACCCTGTTCACGAGCGATCTGTTCACTCACGTCGGGAACCCGCCCGCGCTCACCGACGCCGACATCCTGGAGCCGGCGATGACCGCCGAGCACCACTTCCACTACACCGCGGTGACGCCGCAGACCGGCGCCACCATCCGGCGCCTCGCGCGGCTCGAGCCGCGCACGCTCGCGGTGATGCACGGCTCCTCCTTCTCCGGCGCCGCGGCGCCGGTGCTCGATACCCTGGCTGACTTCTACGACGACCTGCTCCGGACGAGCGGCGCGCCGGGACGCAGCTAG
- a CDS encoding aminotransferase class I/II-fold pyridoxal phosphate-dependent enzyme, producing the protein MAAPLEPERPGSADPARKPVGPSTLAVHGGEVRPKPAHALATPIVQTATYTFANTQELKDHFDGKIERVEYGRYGNPTQRIAEAKLAALERAGDCLLFASGMGAMTTALFAMLSRGTHVVVTDDSYRRTRQFLNQTLSRYGIEVSTVPAGDYEALEDAIKPTTRVLVSESPTNPYNRILDLERFAAIGRSHRVKTVIDATFATPYNQRPLEWGVDVVVHSATKYLGGHNDLLAGAVLGSAELVAGIRGLQGITGATVDPFAAYLLVRGLKTFALRMERQNANAQAVAEFLVGHPRIAAVHYAGLPGHPEHAIARKQMRGFGGVVSFEIAGDLDAASRVVDACTIPYIAASLGGVETLIEQPAIMSFYELTSEERLEIGIKDNLIRYAVGIEDADDLIADLAQALDRAF; encoded by the coding sequence ATGGCCGCGCCTCTCGAGCCCGAGCGGCCCGGGTCGGCGGATCCGGCGCGCAAGCCGGTCGGCCCCAGCACGCTGGCGGTGCACGGGGGCGAGGTGCGGCCCAAGCCGGCCCACGCCCTCGCCACCCCGATCGTGCAGACCGCGACCTACACCTTCGCCAACACCCAGGAGCTGAAGGACCACTTCGACGGCAAGATCGAGCGCGTCGAGTACGGGCGCTACGGCAATCCCACCCAGCGCATCGCCGAGGCGAAGCTGGCCGCGCTCGAACGGGCGGGGGACTGCCTGCTCTTCGCCAGCGGCATGGGCGCGATGACCACCGCGCTGTTCGCGATGCTGTCGCGCGGCACCCACGTGGTGGTCACCGACGACAGCTACCGGCGCACCCGCCAGTTCCTCAACCAGACGCTGTCGCGCTACGGCATCGAGGTCTCCACGGTGCCCGCGGGCGACTACGAGGCGCTCGAGGACGCGATCAAGCCCACCACCCGCGTGCTCGTGAGCGAGTCGCCGACCAATCCCTACAACCGCATCCTCGACCTGGAGCGCTTCGCGGCCATCGGCCGGAGCCACCGGGTGAAGACGGTGATCGACGCCACCTTCGCGACGCCCTACAACCAGCGGCCGCTCGAGTGGGGCGTGGACGTGGTGGTGCACTCCGCCACCAAGTACCTGGGCGGCCACAACGACCTGCTGGCCGGCGCGGTGCTGGGCTCGGCCGAGCTGGTGGCCGGTATCCGCGGGCTGCAGGGCATCACCGGGGCGACCGTCGATCCGTTTGCCGCCTACCTGCTGGTGCGCGGGCTCAAGACCTTCGCGCTGCGCATGGAGCGCCAGAACGCCAACGCGCAGGCGGTGGCCGAGTTCCTGGTCGGCCACCCGCGGATCGCCGCGGTGCACTACGCGGGCCTGCCGGGCCACCCGGAGCACGCCATCGCGCGCAAGCAGATGCGCGGCTTCGGCGGCGTGGTGTCCTTCGAAATCGCGGGGGATCTGGACGCGGCGTCGCGCGTGGTGGACGCGTGCACGATTCCGTACATCGCGGCCTCGCTGGGCGGGGTGGAGACCCTCATCGAGCAGCCGGCGATCATGAGCTTCTACGAGCTCACGAGCGAGGAGCGCCTCGAGATCGGGATCAAGGACAACCTGATCCGCTACGCGGTGGGCATCGAGGACGCCGACGACCTCATCGCCGACCTCGCCCAGGCCCTCGACCGCGCCTTCTGA
- a CDS encoding ABC transporter substrate-binding protein codes for MKRCAPLAVLVLATLMLAAIPVAVSAQAKDTLVVGLVSHAPTLDPHMHFERVGILVNINMFDSLLHRSTKLEFEPSLATSWKALSDTQWEFKIRKGVRFHNGEIMTPADVKYSFDRVIDPAKKSPQYGNVRAIKEVRVIDAETVHIITDKPFPLLLERLVFFPIVNKKHVEAVGDQAFGTTSPVGTGPWKFVEWKRDQLIRLEAFDQHWRGKPPFKHLIFRAIPENATQVAEIKTGGVDIIRNVSADIVPELKNHPQAYISSTPILRVHYVNMDMRTAPFDKKAARQAANYAIDKTTVIQKLMAGLGTQVATVVQPLAFGFDPEVKPYPYDPKKAKELLTQAGYPNGVDITLHSASVADRPSFEAMAQMLTEVGIRTTPRAWDPGPAWNKFFQTEGKATNGLYGTWGNYSVFDADAVLHPLYHTEQGGWIGKWYTRVEGLDRLIDEARSSVDQPKRKRIYSQIQQLIREEAPTIFLWTQYDTLGISKKVQYAARPDEWLWLYDAKPAAR; via the coding sequence ATGAAGCGATGCGCCCCACTGGCTGTCCTCGTCCTGGCAACCCTGATGCTGGCCGCGATTCCCGTCGCGGTGTCCGCGCAGGCCAAGGACACCCTGGTCGTCGGCCTGGTCTCCCACGCCCCCACGCTCGACCCCCACATGCACTTCGAGCGCGTCGGCATCCTGGTCAACATCAACATGTTCGACTCGCTCCTACACCGGAGCACCAAGCTCGAGTTCGAGCCGTCGCTGGCCACCTCGTGGAAGGCGCTCTCGGACACCCAGTGGGAGTTCAAGATCCGCAAGGGCGTGCGCTTCCACAACGGGGAGATCATGACCCCGGCGGACGTGAAGTACTCCTTCGACCGGGTCATCGACCCGGCCAAGAAGTCGCCCCAGTACGGCAACGTCCGCGCGATCAAGGAAGTGCGCGTGATCGACGCGGAGACGGTGCACATCATCACCGACAAGCCGTTCCCGCTCCTGCTGGAGCGGCTGGTGTTCTTCCCCATCGTCAACAAGAAGCACGTGGAGGCGGTGGGCGACCAGGCCTTCGGGACGACCTCCCCGGTCGGCACCGGCCCCTGGAAGTTCGTGGAGTGGAAGCGGGATCAACTGATTCGCCTCGAGGCGTTCGATCAGCACTGGCGCGGCAAACCCCCGTTCAAGCATCTGATCTTTCGCGCCATCCCCGAGAACGCGACCCAGGTGGCCGAGATCAAGACCGGCGGCGTCGACATCATCCGCAACGTCTCGGCGGACATCGTGCCCGAGCTGAAGAACCACCCCCAGGCCTACATCTCCTCCACCCCTATCCTGCGCGTGCACTACGTGAACATGGACATGCGCACCGCGCCATTCGACAAGAAGGCGGCGCGCCAGGCCGCCAACTATGCGATCGACAAGACCACCGTCATCCAGAAGCTGATGGCCGGGCTCGGCACCCAGGTGGCCACCGTCGTGCAGCCGCTGGCCTTCGGGTTCGATCCCGAGGTGAAGCCGTATCCGTACGATCCGAAGAAGGCCAAGGAATTGCTCACCCAGGCCGGCTACCCGAACGGGGTCGACATCACGCTGCACAGCGCCTCGGTCGCGGACCGTCCGTCGTTCGAGGCCATGGCCCAGATGCTCACCGAGGTCGGCATCCGCACGACCCCGCGCGCGTGGGATCCGGGCCCGGCGTGGAACAAGTTCTTCCAGACCGAAGGCAAGGCCACCAACGGCCTCTACGGCACCTGGGGCAACTACTCGGTCTTCGACGCCGACGCGGTGCTGCACCCGCTCTATCACACCGAGCAGGGCGGTTGGATCGGCAAGTGGTACACCCGCGTGGAGGGCCTGGACCGGCTCATCGACGAGGCGCGCTCGAGCGTGGACCAGCCCAAGCGCAAGCGGATCTACTCGCAGATCCAGCAGCTGATCCGCGAGGAGGCGCCGACCATCTTCCTGTGGACGCAGTACGACACGCTCGGCATCTCCAAGAAGGTGCAGTACGCGGCCCGGCCGGACGAGTGGCTCTGGCTCTACGACGCCAAGCCCGCGGCCCGCTGA
- a CDS encoding ABC transporter permease, with the protein MLSLLTRRLIRLVVVLVGVSVVTFSILQVSGDPVSLMMPEAPESDRAVLRQAMGFNDPLPVQFARFVRNIARGDFGQSFFHREPALPLVMQRMPTTLLLTVLAMALSLGLALPIGIVSAVRRNSVVDHGATLLVFLGTSMPVFWTGIMLILLFAVQLRWLPVSGWESWAALVLPAATLATFSTPLLLRIVRSSMLEVINLDYVRTARAKGVSEWLVICRHALTNAALPLVTVAGLQFGLLLGGAVITETVFAVPGVGRLIVGAIRQLDFPIVQAGVFLLALIIVLVNFVVDVLYIYLNPQIRVR; encoded by the coding sequence GTGCTGAGCCTGCTGACGCGCCGGCTCATCCGCCTGGTGGTCGTGCTGGTGGGCGTGTCGGTCGTCACCTTCTCGATCCTGCAGGTGAGCGGCGACCCGGTGTCGCTCATGATGCCGGAGGCCCCCGAGTCTGACCGGGCGGTGCTCCGGCAGGCCATGGGCTTCAACGATCCGCTGCCCGTGCAGTTCGCGCGCTTCGTGCGCAACATCGCGCGCGGCGACTTCGGCCAGTCGTTCTTCCACCGCGAGCCGGCCCTGCCGCTGGTGATGCAGCGGATGCCCACCACGCTGCTGCTGACCGTGCTGGCCATGGCCCTGTCGCTCGGCCTGGCCCTGCCGATCGGCATCGTGAGCGCGGTCCGCCGCAACTCGGTCGTCGATCACGGGGCCACGCTGCTCGTGTTCCTCGGCACGTCCATGCCCGTGTTCTGGACCGGCATCATGCTGATCCTGCTCTTCGCGGTCCAGCTTCGCTGGCTGCCGGTCTCGGGCTGGGAGAGCTGGGCCGCGCTCGTGCTGCCCGCCGCGACCCTCGCCACCTTCTCCACCCCGCTGCTCCTCCGCATCGTCCGCTCGAGCATGCTCGAGGTCATCAACCTGGACTACGTGCGGACCGCGCGGGCCAAGGGCGTCTCGGAGTGGCTCGTGATCTGCCGCCACGCGCTCACCAACGCGGCCCTGCCGCTGGTGACGGTGGCCGGGCTGCAGTTCGGCCTGCTGCTGGGCGGCGCGGTGATCACCGAGACGGTGTTCGCGGTGCCCGGCGTGGGCCGGCTGATCGTCGGCGCGATCCGCCAGCTCGACTTTCCCATCGTGCAGGCCGGCGTGTTCCTGCTCGCCCTCATCATCGTGCTCGTCAACTTCGTGGTGGACGTGCTGTACATCTACCTCAACCCGCAGATCCGGGTGCGCTGA
- a CDS encoding ABC transporter permease produces MAIRTLASPLDARDRAERATERSRVWRKFARNPAAIAGALVLVVVVGAAIFAPYVAPQDPARQSLIRRFTPPVWAPAGNAAYPLGTDQVGRDILSRIVYGARVSLIVGIAAVLVSLTVGVTLGLLSGFLQGRVDTAIMTVVDVTLSFPQLLLALAFVAALGPSLATIIVVLGLTGWERYTRVVRAEVLALREKDFVEAARAIGASPVRTLLRHLLPNTFSSIIVMSTLQVAQAILQEAALSFLGVGTGNVYPTWGQMIALGRDFVSVAWWLPTFPGLAILLTVLAINLVGDRLRDALDPRVT; encoded by the coding sequence GTGGCCATCCGAACGCTCGCCTCGCCGCTGGACGCCCGCGACCGGGCCGAACGGGCGACGGAGCGGTCCCGGGTCTGGCGCAAGTTCGCGCGCAACCCGGCCGCCATCGCGGGCGCGCTGGTGCTCGTGGTGGTGGTGGGCGCGGCCATCTTCGCCCCCTACGTGGCCCCCCAGGACCCGGCCCGCCAGAGCCTGATCCGGCGCTTCACCCCGCCGGTGTGGGCGCCGGCCGGCAACGCCGCCTATCCGCTCGGCACCGATCAGGTCGGCCGCGACATCCTGAGCCGCATCGTCTACGGGGCCCGCGTGTCGCTGATAGTCGGCATCGCGGCGGTGCTGGTGAGCCTCACCGTCGGGGTGACCCTCGGTCTGCTGAGCGGCTTCCTGCAGGGGCGAGTCGACACGGCCATCATGACGGTGGTGGACGTGACGCTGTCGTTTCCCCAGCTGCTGCTCGCCCTGGCCTTCGTGGCCGCGCTCGGCCCCAGCCTGGCGACCATCATCGTGGTCCTCGGGCTCACCGGCTGGGAGCGCTACACCCGCGTGGTGCGGGCGGAAGTGCTCGCCCTCCGCGAGAAGGACTTCGTGGAGGCCGCGCGGGCGATCGGCGCGAGCCCCGTCCGGACCTTGCTCCGGCACCTCCTCCCGAACACGTTCTCCTCGATCATCGTCATGTCCACCCTGCAGGTCGCGCAGGCCATCCTGCAGGAGGCCGCGCTCTCGTTCCTCGGGGTAGGGACCGGGAACGTCTACCCCACCTGGGGACAGATGATCGCCCTCGGCCGCGATTTCGTGAGCGTGGCCTGGTGGCTGCCGACCTTCCCCGGCCTGGCCATCCTGCTGACCGTGCTGGCCATCAACCTGGTCGGTGACCGGCTCCGGGACGCGCTCGATCCCCGCGTGACCTGA
- the thrC gene encoding threonine synthase — translation MAYNAWFSCINGCPGEFDLREVIYRCPTCGDLLEVQHDVDALRARSAAAWIQLFDDRYRRNIYPYGSGVWGKKEWVVPFIDNQNIVSMYEGNSNLLWADRYGKQLRVEDLWIKQCGNSHTGSFKDLGMTVLVSVVKEMMVSGAPIDAVACASTGDTSAALGAYCAAAGIPAVVLLPKDRVSIAQLVQPLANGALVLSLDTDFDGCMAIVQEITKEKRIYLANSMNSLRIEGQKTVAIEIVQQFDWEVPDWIVIPGGNLGNVHALGQGFIMMQDLGLVNRLPRICLAQAERANPLYRSFQDDFKHFEPVTAQPTLATAIQIGNPVSVKRAIRTLQRFNGVVEQASEQELADEAARADRTGMFNCPHTGVALAALRKLVDRKVVRSSERVVVLSTANGLKFADQKAAYHMGTLEGIKPAHRNKPVELPADAKRVARAIARHVEKARALLS, via the coding sequence ATGGCATACAACGCGTGGTTCTCCTGCATCAACGGCTGCCCCGGCGAGTTCGACCTGCGCGAGGTCATCTACCGATGCCCGACCTGCGGCGACCTGCTCGAGGTGCAGCACGACGTGGACGCGCTGCGCGCGCGCTCGGCCGCGGCGTGGATCCAGCTCTTCGACGACCGCTACCGGCGCAACATCTATCCCTACGGCTCCGGCGTCTGGGGCAAGAAGGAATGGGTCGTGCCGTTCATCGACAACCAGAACATCGTGTCGATGTACGAGGGCAACTCGAACCTCCTGTGGGCAGACCGCTACGGCAAGCAGCTGCGCGTCGAGGATCTCTGGATCAAGCAGTGCGGCAACTCCCACACCGGGTCTTTCAAGGACCTGGGCATGACGGTGCTGGTCTCGGTGGTGAAGGAGATGATGGTGAGCGGCGCGCCGATCGACGCGGTGGCGTGCGCCTCCACCGGCGACACCTCCGCCGCCCTCGGCGCCTACTGCGCGGCCGCCGGCATCCCCGCGGTCGTGCTCCTGCCCAAGGACCGGGTGTCGATCGCCCAGCTCGTGCAACCCCTCGCCAACGGGGCGCTCGTCCTTTCGCTCGACACCGACTTCGACGGCTGCATGGCCATCGTGCAGGAGATCACCAAGGAGAAGCGGATCTACCTGGCCAACTCGATGAACAGCCTGCGCATCGAGGGGCAGAAGACGGTGGCCATCGAGATCGTGCAGCAGTTCGACTGGGAGGTGCCGGACTGGATCGTGATCCCGGGCGGCAACCTCGGCAACGTGCACGCCCTCGGGCAGGGCTTCATCATGATGCAGGACCTCGGGCTCGTGAACCGGCTCCCCCGGATCTGCCTGGCCCAGGCCGAGCGGGCCAACCCGCTCTACCGCTCGTTCCAGGACGACTTCAAGCACTTCGAGCCGGTCACCGCGCAGCCGACCCTGGCCACCGCGATCCAGATCGGCAACCCGGTGTCGGTCAAGCGCGCGATTCGTACGCTGCAACGCTTCAACGGCGTCGTCGAGCAGGCCAGCGAGCAGGAGCTGGCCGACGAGGCGGCCCGCGCCGACCGTACCGGCATGTTCAACTGCCCCCACACCGGCGTGGCGCTGGCCGCGCTGCGCAAGCTGGTGGACCGCAAGGTCGTCCGCTCGAGCGAACGGGTGGTGGTGCTCTCGACCGCGAATGGACTCAAGTTCGCCGACCAGAAGGCGGCCTATCACATGGGAACCCTCGAAGGCATCAAGCCCGCCCATCGCAACAAGCCCGTCGAGCTGCCCGCGGACGCCAAGCGCGTGGCGCGGGCCATCGCGCGCCACGTCGAGAAGGCGCGCGCGCTCCTGAGCTGA
- a CDS encoding hydroxyquinol 1,2-dioxygenase — MAADTLLELGSIEPNRHGYRDFTLGKFSFSRDEYFVHMRWPNGTHLLAVDAFLRAIQRDVAWGFFYGIVNFDTVIGTVNHYGTVDLFAGRFNAQYRQAGLDYSENFKTDVISRLFEAVLADWTNATFDPFASPEETGSAFGPKNGSNKEAITRHRVTAKRMIGAPDDEPVRTDDNGFPINRHFLDVPQDAPEVHAEPGFEHEVVSVNLFAYLSRSDVTWNPSVVSVCKNSLYCPTTEEYILPIIHGNDRVEWFVQLTDEIQWEVEDRDTGVVRARVTMKAGDVAAMPADIRHRGFSPKRSMLLVWENASPELPALYAAGKMPPAPVQF; from the coding sequence ATGGCCGCCGATACGCTCCTCGAGCTGGGAAGCATCGAGCCCAACCGGCACGGCTACCGGGACTTCACCCTGGGCAAGTTCTCGTTCAGCCGCGACGAGTACTTCGTGCACATGCGCTGGCCCAACGGCACCCACCTGCTGGCGGTGGATGCGTTCCTCCGCGCCATCCAGCGCGACGTCGCCTGGGGATTCTTCTACGGCATCGTGAACTTCGACACCGTCATCGGGACGGTGAACCACTACGGCACCGTGGACCTCTTCGCGGGCCGCTTCAACGCCCAGTACCGGCAGGCCGGGCTCGACTACTCGGAGAACTTCAAGACCGACGTGATCAGCCGCCTGTTCGAGGCGGTGCTGGCCGACTGGACGAACGCCACCTTCGATCCGTTCGCCTCGCCCGAGGAGACGGGGAGCGCCTTCGGGCCCAAGAACGGCAGCAACAAGGAGGCGATCACGCGGCACCGCGTCACCGCCAAGCGCATGATCGGCGCGCCCGACGACGAGCCGGTGCGCACCGACGACAACGGCTTCCCGATCAACCGCCACTTCCTCGACGTGCCGCAGGACGCGCCCGAGGTGCACGCCGAGCCCGGCTTCGAGCACGAGGTGGTGTCGGTGAACCTCTTCGCGTATCTGTCGCGGTCCGACGTGACCTGGAACCCGTCGGTGGTCTCGGTGTGCAAGAACAGCCTCTACTGCCCGACCACCGAGGAGTACATCCTGCCGATCATCCACGGCAACGACCGCGTGGAGTGGTTCGTGCAGCTCACCGACGAGATCCAGTGGGAGGTGGAGGACCGCGACACCGGCGTGGTGCGCGCGCGCGTCACCATGAAGGCGGGCGACGTGGCCGCCATGCCCGCCGACATTCGGCACCGCGGCTTCTCGCCCAAGCGCTCGATGCTCCTGGTGTGGGAGAACGCCTCGCCGGAGCTGCCCGCCCTCTACGCCGCCGGCAAGATGCCGCCGGCGCCCGTGCAGTTCTAA